One window of the Strix uralensis isolate ZFMK-TIS-50842 chromosome 3, bStrUra1, whole genome shotgun sequence genome contains the following:
- the ZNF451 gene encoding E3 SUMO-protein ligase ZNF451 isoform X4 has product MESHSSVNIHESKSSTSESEDEIEFVGEGPLRPVVECIDLVSSEDEEPNSSSYVHRNTKRKDHIDYQKERVASTLDRLARHVEVEKRQKEEKNKAFKEKVDSQYAHGLQELEFIREHSDTEAARLCVDQWLKMPGLKPGTINSGKRGIYKRADQAQDNSSPIACPVMHCNREFDNRHLLLGHLQRFDHSPCDPTVTLHGPPNNAVACVICCKRFSTSQQYSDHLLSKLNENDGHKKDLPPQHIQCFACPNCFLLFTKRDECLQHMSGKNHFLQVSKLSGEMQAGLPLPFPSYAKNLLISLCKEVPFQVKCISCYQILRSHMELTAHFRTRCRNSGPVALSKKSISQVAEIFKTKGHCENCDKLFADKNQITQHKQTTQHNIKVLTTMEESILMFCHINGKNKSQSHLCHIVDRSRLLLKRHLTSNESTSERGSTPPKRKSDLKDKNQDDAANQSQGSACKVKAWFCECLQKFFTEESVEKHILSANRICHKCAVCGKLAENSSIIRLHMSRFHGGAHLTNFLLWCRACSVGLREEDIMGHVTELHGGHSYYYEQEALEDEPMPSVSDAACISAGERKVCVPSPVELSPERRPVLGKWQCRICEEMFESEESVKQHCMSLESHAFHRYCCGLCRNHFRKVGTLQRHFQEHHNQEIQTKYFCGLCGNLFFDTEEEFLIHYNEIHSMDYAFVPEQMEVSIKKEEDFLPVEKGDCLTCGCRTTYVSRINRRNDYVNCQKAMLQKGNLWFRCCFCSATAQNFADLNSHLNSHTSLKHKEEMYVVRCAVCSKNFDDLEGAQQHYHMKHCFLQKPDLSSLASVSENTVFKFTASGACVDRKPHKLKLGASPSTTQERPQSSPLQGQIQGKKGDKENSAHSEEPDEDGELPDLDYLSTMTHIVLVDLDNWGSLFTQLPANLNQGTFIWGFQGMILHSCT; this is encoded by the exons ATGGAGTCTCACAGCTCCGTCAACATTCATGAGAGTAAATCGTCAACTTCTGAAAGTGAAGATGAGATTGAGTTCGTTGGA gAAGGACCTTTAAGACCTGTAGTTGAATGCATTGATCTtgtcagtagtgaggatgaagaACCGAACAGTAGTTCTTATGTTCAC AGAAATACTAAGCGTAAAGATCACATTGACTATCAGAAAGAACGAGTTGCGTCAACCTTGGATCGTCTAGCACGCCATGTTGAAGTAGAGAAAcggcaaaaagaagaaaaaaacaaagcatttaag GAGAAAGTTGATTCCCAATATGCTCATGGGTTGCAAGAACTAGAATTTATTCGGGAGCACAGTGACACAGAAGCTGCAAGATTATGTGTGGACCAGTGGTTAAAAATGCCAG GTCTCAAACCGGGCACCATTAACAGTGGAAAAAGGGGTATTTATAAGAGGGCAGATCAGGCGCAAGACAACAGCAGTCCCATAGCTTGTCCTGTGATGCATTGCAACAGAGAGTTTGATAATAGACATCTTCTCCTAGGTCACCTTCAGAG gTTTGATCATTCTCCTTGTGACCCAACAGTCACATTACATGGACCCCCAAATAATGCTGTAGCCTGTGTGATATGCTGCAAAAGATTTTCAACCTCTCAGCAGTACAGTGATCATCTTTTATCTAAG CTAAATGAAAATGACGGACATAAAAAAGATCTCCCTCCACAGCATATTCAGTGTTTTGCATGCCCAAACTGCTTCCTCCTCTTCACCAAGAGAGACGAATGCTTGCAGCATATGTCAGGAAAGAACCACTTCCTCCAGGTTTCTAAATTGAGTG GTGAAATGCAGGCTGGCCTTCCTCTACCCTTCCCATCCTATGCAAAGAACCTTCTGATATCTCTGTGCAAAGAGGTCCCCTTCCAAGTGAAGTGTATATCCTGCTACCAGATACTGCGCTCGCATATGGAATTAACAGCTCATTTCAG AACACGTTGTCGTAATTCTGGGCCCGTGGCACTGTCAAAGAAGAGCATCTCCCAAGTTGCAgagatatttaaaacaaaaggtcACTGTGAGAACTGTGATAAACTGTTTGCTGATAAGAATCAGATCACCCAGCATAAGCAAACCACTCAACATAACATTAAAGTTCTTACTACCATGGAAGAGTCCATTTTAATGTTCTGTCAtatcaatggaaaaaataaaagccagtctCATTTGTGCCATATCGTGGATCGGTCAAGACTGCTCCTTAAAAGACATTTGACTTCGAATGAGTCTACCAGTGAAAGGGGGTCTACTCCTCCAAAACGGAAGAGcgatttaaaagacaaaaatcaagatGATGCAGCAAACCAAAGTCAAGGTAGTGCTTGCAAAGTAAAAGCCTGGTTTTGTGAATGCCTTCAAAAGTTTTTTACAGAAGAGTCAGTAGAAAAGCACATCTTATCAGCAAATAGGATCTGTCACAAGTGTGCCGTGTGTGGAAAGCTTGCTGAAAATTCAAGCATTATCCGCCTGCATATGAGTCGATTCCATGGGGGAGCACACTTGACTAATTTTCTTCTCTGGTGCAGAGCATGCTCTGTAGGTCTCAGAGAAGAGGATATTATGGGACATGTGACTGAATTGCATGGTGGACACAGTTACTATTACGAGCAAGAAGCTTTAGAAGATGAACCTATGCCATCCGTTTCAGACGCAGCGTGTATTTCTGCAGGTGAAAGGAAAGTCTGCGTTCCTAGTCCTGTGGAACTCTCCCCTGAAAGAAGGCCTGTTCTGGGAAAATGGCAATGCCGCATTTGTGAGGAGATGTTTGAATCTGAAGAGAGTGTTAAACAACACTGCATGTCCTTAGAAAGCCATGCATTTCACAGATACTGCTGTGGCTTATGCAGAAATCATTTCCGTAAAGTAGGAACACTACAGCGACATTTCCAAGAGCATCATAACCAGGAGATACAGACTAAATACTTCTGTGGCCTTTGTGGTAATCTCTTCTTTGACACAGAAGAAGAATTTCTAATCCATTATAATGAGATTCATAGCATGGACTATGCATTTGTGCCTGAGCAGATGGAAGTATCAATAAAAAAAGAGGAGGACTTCCTCCCAGTAGAAAAAGGAGACTGTTTAACCTGTGGTTGCCGGACAACTTATGTCTCTAGAATAAACAGGAGGAACGATTATGTGAATTGTCAGAAAGCCATGCTGCAAAAAGGAAACTTATGGTTTCGATGCTGCTTCTGTTCTGCAACTGCACAGAATTTTGCTGATTTGAACAGTCATCTCAACAGTCACACGTCATTGAAGCATAAGGAAGAGATGTATGTTGTTAGATGTGCTGTGTGTAGCAAAAACTTCGATGATCTTGAGGGTGCACAGCAGCACTATCACATGAAACACTGCTTCTTGCAGAAACCTGATCTATCAAGTCTTGCATCAGTATCAGAAAATACAGTATTCAAGTTCACAGCAAGTGGGGCTTGTGTGGACAGAAAACCTCACAAGCTAAAACTTGGAGCATCTCCATCCACGACTCAGGAAAGACCACAGTCGTCTCCTCTGCAGGGACAAAtacaggggaagaaaggagataAAGAGAATTCAGCACACTCTGAAGAACCTGATGAAG ATGGTGAACTTCCTGATCTTGACTACCTGAGTACCATGACTCACATTGTGTTGGTGGATCTGGACAACTGGGGAAGCTTATTCACGCAGCTGCCAGCTAACCTGAACCAAGGGACATTTATCTGGGGCTTTCAAG GCATGATATTACATTCTTGTACTTGA